A window of Phaseolus vulgaris cultivar G19833 chromosome 4, P. vulgaris v2.0, whole genome shotgun sequence genomic DNA:
gagtgaagaatgctgccacttgagagctcccaaagacttacaagataagactaggaaaaggagaacaagtctcacaaaTTCTCACTGAATTTGAGAAGAGTAACTTTACTTCAAATTCAATGTGTCTTTACAAGAGCCAAACACCTCtatgatggatttgtgtctccTTTCTTGCAGTTTTTGTTGATGAATGTGGAAGCTCCATGGATTGTTCCAAGGCAGGCAAATTGTTCCAAGGCAGCGTCGAATCCAGCGGCGAGAatctgggcggagctcagctcaagttcttcaatctgtttcttgagcccctcgttctgctgcttcagctcttcaccttgtttcttgagttcttcaattgtttcccgagcttgaaaaaggtcttcagtaaccttcttggattccgcctgcgcctgggccagctgtGTGGTGATCTTCccattttcctctttggcctcggcgagtttggccatggtgtcgtctctctccttctcaaccttccccaagaagacctcccgatcggctgacctcttctcaaggatttttaccttggcggcatctgctttgatcagcgcctccaggtcagccactttgacgcgataagggaccaacttgctctccagctcaatcttctcttgagctaagagctgcaccttatggcgtagatcggtggcctccttgcgtgccacccggagctcagtgctcatagcatcttccactcgggagtgatcgatctcGGCGAGCgttagattgcaggataacctctccgcctcaatccttatggtgCGATTCTCCTCTCGGAGTGtgaagatgtcatcctggagcttcttggtggaactctccacagctttggatatgatggaggggaaatcctccgccatcatcttcagttttgctgagaagggctcccacacccttttgacctcaagagagaggctTGCTTGTGGATGCACCGggggggcttgttgttggttctcgccgccaccttcttgagttggttgttgaatgggagcttcttggcgtggtggcgacgacggggattcggtgatgaggataggcgagttgtgagcgccttcatccccGCCTGGTGTAGCTTCAGCAGctgaggcagttgaaggaggaccccctccagcaaatacgtatggcgtggaggcgctcggggggttctccatgaagttgggctcggtAGCCTCAACCACAGGGAGCGCAGATGCCagaggaactgcttggactggcgaggtgggAGCTGGAGCAGGAAGCAGTATGGGAGGTGGAGCtggtgtggaaggtggtgttgatgttggaagaggaggtggagcagatggtgaagaaggcgccaccctcttcctcttggtgataaggccatcttcagtcgcctcatcgtcttcttcgtcatcctcttggaccacctgaggggttttcctctttggcttcctgaggatgagcTTTTTGCGTTGTTGGGTGGGCTGGGCCTCCGAAGCGATCTCccctgggcggcggcgatctctaccactgagtttggcacggtttgggaacccgacgccaacccatgggctcgggcgagtgCCCTCAACTCAGCCAGctttcccttgcccaacatgaggtCTGCATAATGCAAAGGAACATGGGTCAGctcagagagaaagaaaaacgcataagtcagtatgcaagAAAGGCAGATAagtgatgcagaaaataaaaccaaagtcttgtgcacaacagacaagacgcccagcaacagttaacagaggGATAGCACAAGGCAAAGACTTAAATGTTGAAGCgctaacctatgcgagcctcgagttgatcttcgaagaactcgaaggagatgagcgtagtggtaaggaaagtgatgttgaggtctgccacgctcttccaaaagaggcacagatctttgtccaaggctcccatgttgtcggggctccttggcctcctgaagcttcccttggactctttattccccttgtttacccaatacaaggggaagccgtcgagcagcgaggcgtccttgtcgtttgggcgcacttggacaaacttgcctttccaatccttgtaggattgctggaagatggagaagatcgacctcccagcgatCCCGTTCAGACTCATCCAGAGGCGATCTCCTGGATGCTTGGCttcaaacaagaaaagaaaaacgtccactgacgctggcagtcccagatgtgcgcacatgatttggaacgcccgcacgaatgcccagctattgggatggagctgggcggcggcgatgtcgagctcggtaagtAGCTCTCTTTtaaaacgagtgaagggaaacctaagtttcaccttcttgaacagggtggtgtatacgaagcagaacaacccgcggttgttccctttgtcgtcggcgcacactggcaagtcgggggggcaaggtagcaccatcatcttgtcgtcatgctccttgtggaacgacaggtgggggtcctcccctttcttcaatcggaGAACTGTTCCAGCAGAATTTACTGAGGAAGTTTCCTTCAGCAAAGTCGGGGTGGCCCATAGGTATAGCTTTTTGAAGTTGGGGGAAGGAACGGAGGCACCTCCGGCAACCGGTGgcgtagcctgagccaggtcagGACGAGGGGCTGCAGGCCTCTCAacctgggaagaagaagcaccaggtgctcgtagggggttgtgtgcttgagacAGAGGGTtacgtgacgagggaggaggatttggggtgatctttgagcgagccatcgcggaaactgcaagggaaaaagaaagggaaaggtgagcagggttcgcagaggccgactcgatcgtgaaagaaggatgaagaaacgaacgaacgaaggttcgttgtaatgaagacgaagccctaagttacgagaagggagaagcagaagaaacagcccacagcgtatgcaccagacagttattggatgatgcgaatcggttaaaatgcaggaaaactcagCAGAAGGaataaagggagtacctttttatgatcggaagagcgatgaaggaagttgagaatccagaaggttgaagagcgtcgtgggtgtTCGCAGAAGAAGCTTGGAGCGTTTGAGAAAGCaaagagatgatggaacagtagaagtgaaatgggtttaagggtttttcgaatgggttttggaagcgcaaacgacagttgAAGGCAACCGTTGATgaggccacgtgtcgagcgattagaaggatgtttggtggagcgtcaggaaagcagaaagtacaaacgtttggaattctgcgccagcgccacgtagatcggtgatGACGTGACTccttcagtcttttcgctggacaagtcttcgcttaagactggggggcttgtgtaccgccctggtagtcgggagtagtgacgtggcgtcgagctattatataggcgtgttggacgggacacctggctggcagaagggaaggaggtcggggggtttacgtagtcgccagttattaagttggcgtgctccgatctccatcataccaataccggcggtcaccgagttgaagatgaagtcgccagatatgaatccaggcgaccaagtgattagagatcgccgaaacaaaggacatcgccgaagatgaaggcagatggacgcttcccagctggccagaggatgaggttgGAGGACGGCTTACTCGAGCGTGTACAgtgaaacaggtggtgcagatcatgaaggcggccggcgagaccacagggaaggtgtgtacgaaggcacccgaactcgccatccaggagagatcgcgctccaaggcaaccATGCACTGAGTAgcatcatgcataagtaacttagccaaagaagagtcagaagtagcgcccaagtcaaggatgctccagatgatggcacgtgtacagctggatgcgagccacgtgtccagatgtgtaactgccaggagagagaaaaagcccaggtatataagagttcccaacgaacttctgaggtacgcacgttcagattgtttctttacgcttgcgagtcttgagtacgctgagagagaactggtcacggttccttagagttcttgagtcttactcttgagtaattggtggttcagtcgctgacttgggcgtcggagcgtgatcggccgcagcggcgccgtttcgtcttttgcaggttcttgaggtggatcgcggtgaaggacagaggcaaacacggcgcatacgtcgatccaagtttgacgaggcaaagctccagcgttttggtcaacaggcaggatcaagtgAGAATGGCACAAAATTGGAAGCATTTCCCTAATCaattaatcttgaatttacatgacccaaactcctctatata
This region includes:
- the LOC137838558 gene encoding photosystem I reaction center subunit IV, chloroplastic-like → MARSKITPNPPPSSRNPLSQAHNPLRAPGASSSQVERPAAPRPDLAQATPPVAGGASVPSPNFKKLYLWATPTLLKETSSVNSAGTVLRLKKGEDPHLSFHKEHDDKMMDPKTRYPIVVRFNKVNYVNVSINNYANVVFQILGENGDERAKGEKTG